A stretch of Henckelia pumila isolate YLH828 chromosome 4, ASM3356847v2, whole genome shotgun sequence DNA encodes these proteins:
- the LOC140860379 gene encoding gamma-soluble NSF attachment protein-like isoform X1 has product MAFDMYRAATSVYIKLEKYTDAATILLKWALAADKSNAAHSQCKEQSAKFRTMRVKQDYIHTMSKRGGYARFAHIMEK; this is encoded by the exons ATGGCATTTGATATGTACCGTGCTGCTACAAGTGTTTATATAAAGCTTGAGAA GTATACAGATGCTGCAACAATTCTTTTGAAATGGGCCTTAGCAGCTGACAAGAGCAATGCTGCACATAGCCAATGCAAG GAACAAAGTGCCAAGTTTAGAACAATGAGAGTAAAGCAAGACTACATTCACACAATGAGCAAAAGAGGGGGTTATGCTCGTTTTGCTCACATTAtg GAAAAATAA
- the LOC140860379 gene encoding gamma-soluble NSF attachment protein-like isoform X2 — translation MAFDMYRAATSVYIKLEKYTDAATILLKWALAADKSNAAHSQCKKELEECPLEYLNTSDIAKDAISIVVFGKEEVGC, via the exons ATGGCATTTGATATGTACCGTGCTGCTACAAGTGTTTATATAAAGCTTGAGAA GTATACAGATGCTGCAACAATTCTTTTGAAATGGGCCTTAGCAGCTGACAAGAGCAATGCTGCACATAGCCAATGCAAG AAAGAACTAGAAGAATGCCCACTTGAATATCTAAACACGTCAGACATTGCTAAAGATGCAATTAGCATTGTTGTGTTCGGTAAGGAAGAGGTCGGGTGCTAG